CGAAGGTCACGCGCGGCGCGCTGGCCAAGTACGTCTCCCTGGTGGGTTCCGCTTCCGACGGCGCCACCACGCAACCCATCGCACCACGCGTTCCATCCGCTTCTTCCGCTTCCAAACACGTCAACGAAGACACGACCGCAGGAGTCACCGCATGAGCAGCAGCAATACCAATGAGACGCTGGCCAAGGCCCGCATCGCCGTCCTCGGCTTCGGCAGCCAGGGCCGTGCCCACGCCCTCAACCTGCGCGACTCCGGTCTGGACGTCGTGGTCGGTCTGCGCAAGAACGGCCCCTCGTGGGAGAAGGCACGCGCCGAAGGTTTCAACGTGGCCGAACCCGGCGACGCGGTGAAGGACGCCGACCTGGTCGCCGTGCTCACGCCGGACATGGTGCAGCCCGCACTGTACAAGGAGAGCATCGAGCCGAACATCAAGCCCGGCGCCGCGCTGCTGTTCGCGCACGGCTTCAACGTGCACTTCAAGCAGATCGACCCGCGCAAGGACATCGACGTGATCCTGGTGGCGCCGAAGGGTCCGGGCGCGCTCGTGCGCCGCGAGTATGAAATCGGCCGCGGCGTGCCCAGCATCTGGGCGGTGCACCAGGACGTCAGCGGTCAGGCCGAAGCCAAGGCCAAGGCCTATGCCGATGGCATCGGCGGCGGTCGCGCGCTGCTCATCAAGACCGACTTCAAGGAAGAGACCGAGACCGACCTGTTCGGCGAACAGGCCGTGCTGTGCGGCGGCGCCAGCTCGCTGGTGCAGGCCGGCTTCGAGACGCTGGTGGAAGCCGGCTACCAGCCGGAAATCGCCTACTACGAAGTGCTGCACGAACTGAAGCTGATCGTGGACCTGTTCTACGAAGGCGGCATCAGCCGCATGCTGGAGTTCGTCTCCGAGACGGCACAGTACGGCGACTACGTCAGCGGCCCGCGCGTGATCGACGCCGGCACCAAGGCGCGCATGAAGGACGTGCTCAAGGACATCCAGGACGGCACCTTCGCGCGCAACTGGATCGCCGAACACAAGGCTGGCCTGCCGAACTACAAGAAGTTCAAGCAGGCCGACCTTGAGCACCCGATCGAGCAGGTGGGCGCCAAGCTGCGCGCGCGCATGCCGTGGCTGCAGGCGAATGCGCCGAAGCCGGCGTCTGAGCCGCTCAAGAAGGTGGGGTAACAGGCTCTTCTGCTCGTCATTCCTGCGAACCCCGAAAAGGGGGCAAGAGCAGGAATGACGGGTTAGAGGCGTTATCGCCGGATCAAAAGTCTTTGTTCGACTTACGAGGGGAGCTTCTCCCGCACGCATTGCCCCTCCCTGTCCCTCCCTTGGCATTCAAGGGAGGGAGTTTTTCCAACCGACATTCGAACCGCCGATCCCTCGGCGCATTGGGAACCACGACCACCGTGAACATGCCACTGCAACGCCCCTTCGCAGAGCACGAGATATCGGCGCCGCCAACGACCCACCCGCTGGCCGGCCAGAGCATGAGCGGCGCGGAAGTGGTGGTGCAGGTACTGGCCGATGAAGGCGTCGAGGTGCTGTTCGGCTATTCGGGCGGCGCGATCCTGCCCGTGTACGACGCCGTGTTCCGTTACAACGCCACCCATCTCTCGCCGCTGGGCGGCGAACCGATGCCGCTGATCGTGCCCGCCAATGAGCAGGGCGCGGGTTTCATGGCGGCGGGTTATGCGCGCGCCTCCGGCAAGGTGGGTGTGGCCATCGTCACCTCCGGCCCCGGCGCCACCAACATGGTGACGCCGGTGCGCGATGCCATGTCCGACTCGGTACCCATGGTGGTGATCTGCGGCCAGGTGCCTACGGGCGCGCTCGGCAGCGATGCCTTCCAGGAAGCGCCGGTCAGCAACATCATGAGCCCGTGCGCCAAGCACGTGTTCCTGCTTACCGATGCCTCGCGGCTGGAGGAGACCTTGCGCACGGCCTTTGAGATCGCGCGCAGTGGACGCCCCGGCCCGGTGGTGGTGGATATCCCCAAGGACGTGCAGAACACCCTGCTCTCGTTTGCCGGCGAAGGCACGCTGCCGATTCCCGGTTACCGCGCGCGCCAGCACGCCATCCAGAGCGCCCGCGTGGACGATGCGCAGTGCGCCACCTTCTTCGCTGCACTGGCGAAGGCCAAGCGTCCGCTGATCTATGCCGGCGGCGGCATCATCGCCGGCGAGGCGTCGGCCACGCTGCGCGCCTTCGTCAAGCAGTTTGGTCTGCCGGTGACCACGACCCTGATGGGCATCGGCGCGGTGGACACCACCGATCCGCTCGCGCTGCACATGCTCGGCATGCACGGCACGGCGTACGCCAACTATGCGGTGGAGGACTGCGATTTCCTGCTGGCGCTGGGGGCGCGCTTTGATGATCGCGTCGCCAGCGTGCCGGATCGCTTTGCGCCGAACGCGCGCTTCATCGCGCAGATCGACATCGATCCGGCCGAGATCGGCAAGGTGAAGCCGGTGGACTGGCAC
This genomic interval from Dyella japonica A8 contains the following:
- the ilvC gene encoding ketol-acid reductoisomerase — its product is MSSSNTNETLAKARIAVLGFGSQGRAHALNLRDSGLDVVVGLRKNGPSWEKARAEGFNVAEPGDAVKDADLVAVLTPDMVQPALYKESIEPNIKPGAALLFAHGFNVHFKQIDPRKDIDVILVAPKGPGALVRREYEIGRGVPSIWAVHQDVSGQAEAKAKAYADGIGGGRALLIKTDFKEETETDLFGEQAVLCGGASSLVQAGFETLVEAGYQPEIAYYEVLHELKLIVDLFYEGGISRMLEFVSETAQYGDYVSGPRVIDAGTKARMKDVLKDIQDGTFARNWIAEHKAGLPNYKKFKQADLEHPIEQVGAKLRARMPWLQANAPKPASEPLKKVG
- the ilvB gene encoding biosynthetic-type acetolactate synthase large subunit, which encodes MPLQRPFAEHEISAPPTTHPLAGQSMSGAEVVVQVLADEGVEVLFGYSGGAILPVYDAVFRYNATHLSPLGGEPMPLIVPANEQGAGFMAAGYARASGKVGVAIVTSGPGATNMVTPVRDAMSDSVPMVVICGQVPTGALGSDAFQEAPVSNIMSPCAKHVFLLTDASRLEETLRTAFEIARSGRPGPVVVDIPKDVQNTLLSFAGEGTLPIPGYRARQHAIQSARVDDAQCATFFAALAKAKRPLIYAGGGIIAGEASATLRAFVKQFGLPVTTTLMGIGAVDTTDPLALHMLGMHGTAYANYAVEDCDFLLALGARFDDRVASVPDRFAPNARFIAQIDIDPAEIGKVKPVDWHHHGELDATLSRLHQYGVHHGLDFAAQGRYANWHDHIAALKHTHALNYDRDSALIQPQAVIEAINRHTQGRAIISTGVGQHQMWSAQYFDFREPRHWLTSGSMGTMGFGLPAAIGAQFARRDAVVIDIDGDASIRMNLGELETVTTYGLPVKVVVLNNIGDGMVRQWQKLFFRGRFASSDKSLHKKDFIKAAQADGFEWAKRLEDKGELADTIADFLAFDGPAFLEVMIDPDAGVYPMVGPGATYAQMITGDFIPSRVAPAVTEDSKSDMF